AAGCCGGGGCCAAAATAGGCGTTGTCGGCACCGGAACGGTTTCCATATACGAAAATTGGGCAGATGGCGCCTCAATAGATGATGACATGATTCACTACCTGGCTGAAAATCAGGAACAGGGCGATCAGCCTTTTGAGCCACTAACAGACTCCGGCGGGACCCAAGATGGGCTCCCGGCAGAAAATCCTCTGGACAGTAACTTGTTCGGCGAAGGCCAATCGCTTCTCAATGAGTTTGTAGAAGGCAATGACCGGGTAGCTATTTTGCAGAATATATATCAGAACAGTCAGCCGGCACAGGAGGGCACAGGGCCCGGATTACGGGACCGGACCCTACAATCTTCGGCGGATCTGCCTGAAGCGATCAGGGAAATTGCTCGGTCGCTGGACGGTACGTTTATTTCTCCAACTGTCAGTCATGAAAACAGGGAAATATCCAGAAGGCTGACCGAATCCTTATTGTCCGGAAATGGTTTGAATGAATCTCTATTTGGCGGTAATACATCTGGTGATGGCATGGATGGGTTTGATATGTCAGGTTCTCCATTTTCAGCAATGGACCAGGGCATGGAATATAGTGAAGCGTTGATGAATTTGTTTGAAAGTGGGATATTGCCTGAAAATAATGGATAAAAACTGAGCGCCTGTTTTAAAAATAGATGATAAAAAACAAGGCTAAATAATTATAATTTAAGGCAACAGAAAGACTCCTTGGAATGCGGGTGAAGCTGTTGCCTTCTCTTTTCCGGGCAAAGAATTCGTGAATTTCGAAAAAAACATTCAGAAAAAATTAATTCAAAAACTGCTCGATATTGTTCGGTTTGACGGGCCCGCCGTACAGTTTTGGGAAAAATATATAGAATACTTTACACGTTTCTGCCAGGCCGACAGAGCGATATTAACCGGTTTTGTGGATGGTGAATGGAAAATTGCCAATTCATATTCTACAAAAGGGGATGCATGGCGGTTAAAACGGTTTCCCGCACATCTTGTCGAGCAGGGCCTGCAGAAGAAAATTGCGGCCGGAAACGTAGACGGTATCACCATCATTGCCGTTGCCGTAGATGTCGGTCCCCAGGAACAATCCCCTGTTCTACTGCTGGATATTGGCCAGAAAACGCTGTCTATTTCCGAAAACACCATCTACCTGATTTCATCAATTCCCTCTTTGTTCCAGGCCATGCGTCTTTATAATAAAGCCAGGACAGATGCCCTGTTTTTTGCCAAATTATTGCAGATCGTTCGTGCGGTGTCCGATGATGAAAAATTCGGCCTGGCGTCTCTGCGGCTTTGCAATGAAATCGCCTCGCTTTTTTATTGTGACCAGGTCAGCTTAGGGTGGGAGAAAAAGGGCAAAGCCAAGCTTAAATCCATAAGCAACATGGAAACCTTTGAGTACAGGGCCAATTGTGTATGGGAATTGGAAAGTGCCATGGAGGAGTGCATTGACCAGGATTCAGAGATTCTGTGGCCCCAAAAGGAAGATGGAAAGTTACAGACCCGCGCCCACGATACTTACGGCGGGATAAGACGGGTGGGCTCGATTGTGACGCTGCCGATCCGGCGGGGCAGGGAGGTGCTGGGGGCGGTTACCTGTGAGCGTGAAAAGAGCGCTTTCAGCGAAAATGAAGTATGGCGGTTGAGGCTGTTGCTTGAACAGGTTGCCGTCTGGCTTGATACCCTTACTCATACCGACAGGTGGTTTGGGCACAAAATCTATGACTGGGCCACAGACAGACTTAAATCATTTTTCAAGATTGAACAGACCGGACTTAAAATCCTTGTTACCGCAGGAATAATTGCCTTTGCCATGCTCTTTATTCCCGTGTGGGCTTACGAGGTGGACGGCACCTTTATTTTGAAAGCAGATAAAACAGCTCACATCACCTCTCCCATTGACGGCTTTATTGAAACTGTTTCCGTCAGTCCCGGGGACGCCGTTGAAAAGGGCGGAGCCCTGATTGATCTTGACGTCAAAGAGCTGTTGCTGGAACAAGCATCCATGCTGGCAACACTTTCCAAACACCAGAGGGAGGCGGAAAAGGCGGTGGCAAAAAATTCTCTTGCCGATATGAAAATTGCCCGGCTGATGGAAAAAGAGACCGAATCCGAACTTGAGATTATCGCCTTTAACCTTAAAAATGCATCCATCCAATCGCCTTTTGCCGGCATCGTGGTTGAAGGGGATTTAACCTCAAAACTTGGGGCGCCGGTCAGGCAGGGGGATTTGCTGCTGAAGATCGCATCCCTGGACGATCTCTCTTTTGAAATATTGATAGAAGAAAAAGATATTTATGATTTCAGCATCGACGCCGGGGTACGGATAAAATTTGTGGGCAAACCCGATTCAGTATATGGGGCAAAGGTGACAAAGGTTGTTCCCCAGGCGGTTTTCAGCGGCGGCGCAAATGTTTTTAAAGTCTATGCAGGGATCAACTATGCGCCGGAGACATGGTGGCGTCCGGGCATGAGCGGGGTGGCCAAGATTGAATCCGGAAAACGGTCCCTGTGGTGGATCATCACCCATGAGGCCTTTGATTATCTGAAAATTAATTTCTGGTTATGACATAACCGGCTGTGACATAAAATATGGCGGATACTTTCAGCGAAAGCTGGTACAGAGTTGCAAATCTAAGAACGTCTCTGAGGCCCAATGTTTTTTCAAGGAAGCAAAGCTCAGGGGGGCGGATTTGGTACATGCTTTACGACCCTTATTCCGGCAACTATTTCAGGGTCAGTGAGGCGTACTATAAGTTCTTGACGACGCTTTCCTTTGAACGGACGGTCGAGCAGGCCTGGGTCAAGGCATTGGAAGAAGACCCAGAAAACGGTCCGGGCCAGCAGGACGTGATCAATCTGCTGGTTGAGCTGAATACCGCCGGGCTGATTTACTTTGAAAGTGCCAAGGAGAGCCGGTCCCTTTATGAAAAAGGGGTGGAGAAAAAAAAGACCCAGAGAAAAAATATGTTTTCCAATATCCTTTTCATTCGGTTCCCTGTCTGGAATCCTGAACGATGGTTGAAGCGGTTTCTGCCCTTGTGGCGGGTGATCTTTGGAAAATTTGGGGGGCTTGTCTGGCTTATCACCATTTTATATGGCATCAAGCTCGGCGCTGAAAATTCGGGGATGTTTGCCCAGCAGGCAAAAAGTGTTCTGGACCCTGACAATGTGATCTTGCTCTATCTGTGTGTCGCATTTATAAAAATTTGCCATGAAATCGGCCATGGTGCGGTCTGTGTGAAATACGGGGGGTATATTAACACCATCGGTGTCATGCTTCTGATTTTTACACCACTGCCCTATATTGATGCAACCGCTTCATGGGCATTCCGTAATAAGTGGGAGCGGATATACGTCAGCAGCGCAGGGATGCTGGTGGAAATTTTCCTTGGTGCCATTGCATGCATGGTGTGGGTGAACGCGCCACCCGGTCTGATCCAGGTCATATCTTACAACTTGATGTTTACCGCAACCGTGTCAACGGTATTGTTTAATGCCAACCCCCTTATTCGGTATGACGGCTATTATATCCTTGCCGATCTTATAGAGATCCCCAACCTGTCCCAGAAAAGCACCGGTTTTATTTATGCGGTTTTCCAAAAGTATCTATTTGGCATCAAGGACAAAGACCTCAATATTTATACGTTTAAAGAGGGTGTCTACCTTGCAGCTTATGGGGTTGCAAGTTTTGTCTATCGACTCTTTCTTTTTACGGTGATCGCGCTTTTTGTTGCAGATAAATATTTTTTTGTGGGCGTCTGTTTAGCAGTATCTCTCACCTTTGTCTGGATTTATACCCCGGTAAAAAAATATCTTAACTTTTTGATCAATTCAAAGGAACTGCATGGCATAAGGCCCCGGGTCATTCGATTAAATTTTTGTGTTCTCCTTTTGGCGGCATATCTTGCCGTATCAGTTCCGGTGCCTTACAGTTTTACTTTGCCCGGTGTTGTGAAATGCGAGGATTCCGTGGATGTGCTTGTCCGCATGGACGGGCGGGTCAAGGAACTTAAAGCCCTGCATGGGGAACGGGTAAAAAAGGGCGATGTGCTCATGGTGCTTGAAAACCGGGTGCTCGAATACGAAATTGCCCAGGCCGGTTACCAGATAGAGCAAATCAGTGTTGCCGCGAAACAAAACATGCTCACCGGCAGCATTGAAGGCAAACCCATTCATAAAAGAAAAGAGGCCATTGAGCGGTATCTTGCCCAGCTTCTTGAAAGAAAAAAGAATTTAATTATCCGGGCACCTGTCGATGGTTACTGGATTTATCCGGAGCAGCAAAGTCTTCGGGGGCAATATATCGCAAAAGGGCGGGGGGCCGGGTCTATTATTAATAACGGCCGGATCAGATTTATATCCGTTGCCGGCCAGGAAAAATCATCAGAGCTGTTTGGCGATAGTATCGAACAGGTTACCGTTCGCCTTACGGGAAAAGAAGATACCTCATTAAACTTGAAAGCATACAAGGTCCTTCCCCATGCCTCGGATGTTCTGCCCGCAAAGGCACTGGGATGGAAAGGCGGGGGCGAGATACCGGTTGTGCCTGAAGACCCTGACGGACTGAAAACCATTGAGCCCTTTTACCTGGTTTATGGCGATATTATCTCGTCTGGCGATTTATCCATCTATAAGGGACAGACAGGGAACCTGAATGTCAAAATGAAACCGGTTCCCACCCTGAACAGAATTTTGACAGTCATAAAACAGTTTCTCCAGGAAAGATATCAAGTATGATACTCCCTTACGAGGACAGATTCCGGGTCAAAATACCGGAAATCCGACATGTTTACGCCGGTGTAGACAAATTGGTTCATCATTTTAAAGGGGGTGTTGCGGCAAAAAAGTTTAAGAGAAAAGAACTCCTTGAACGGTCCAGGGAAATTGTAGAAGCTTCTTTAGGCCTTCAGGATACAAAAATCGAAGAACTGCTGGTTGAATTTAAGCGTCTGTTTGACCGGAAGGAATCTGAAGACCGGCGGTTGACCCTTCTTTGTGAACTCAGCAACCGGGTACTTGGCATGCGCCCTTACCCTGTGCAGGTGATGGCTGTAAAAGTCATCCAGCAAAGTGCCATCGTCGAAATGGCCACCGGAGAAGGCAAAACCCTTGCCGCATCGCTGGCGGCAATCATGTTTGCGACAGAAAAGAAACCGGTCCATGTACTGACGTCAAATGATTATCTTGCACAACGGGATGCCCGGGAAGGCCGCCCGCTTTTTTCTGCCTGTGGGCTCAGCGTCGGATTTGTAGGATCAGATACCGATCCAGCCATGCGCCGGCAGGTTCATCAAAACGATATTGTATATACCACGGCAAAAGAGATCCTGACGGATTATCTCAGGGACCGGATAAAGCTTGGCAGTGATACAAACGATTTGAAAAGAGCCGTTGACTATGCACTGAATCGGCTTGATTTCACTGGAAGCGATTTGACTTTGCGCGGCCTGCATTCGGTGATTGTGGATGAGGCCGATAATATTCTTATTGATGAAGCGGTGATTCCTTTGATCATTTCCGCCAAACGGGATAATCTTCCCTTGAGAGAAGCTGCGGTTGCAGCCTTTATGGCGGCTGAATCGTTTGAAGAGGGCCTGGATTATAAAATTGATCTGAAATATAAACTGATTCACTGGACATCCATAGGCAAAGAGAAAATTCATGGCGCCAGAGAACATCTGCCGCTTATGTGGCGAGGAATTAAACGGGCAAAAGAGCTTTTCAACATAGCCATTTACGCTAGAGAATTCCTAAAAAAAGATGAGCATTATATCATTGATCAGGATAAAATCGTTCTGATTGATAATTTAACCGGCAGGCTGATGCCCCAGAGGAATCTGGGTATCAATCTCCAGCAGGCGGTGGAGGCCAAAGAAGGGGTTGAAGTGACCGATCCCACTGAAACCATCGGCCGGATGAGCTTCCAGCGTTTTTTCCGCCTTTTTCCCAAAATCGGCGGGATGAGCGGGACGGTAAAAGAAGTCAGAAAAGAGATCTGGCAGGTGTACCACACACCTGTGGTGGAAGTTCCGACCCACAGACCGGTTATCAGACGCGAACTGCCATGGAAATTTTTCCCCAGCAATGAAAAAAAAATCAATGCCATTGTCCGGGACGTCCTTCACCGCCATGAAAAGGGTCAGCCGGTGCTCCTGGGAACAAGATCTGTCGGGATCAGCGAAAAAATAGCTGAAAATTTCGACGGCAAAGCCGGCAATTACCGTATCCTGAATGCCGTCAGGCATGCCGAGGAATCCGAGACCGTCGCGCTGGCCGGGCAGAAAACGGCCCTCACGATTGCAACCAATATGGCCGGCAGGGGAACGGATATCAAGTTGGGTAAAGGGATTAAATCCCTTGGCGGTTTATATGTTGTCTGCACGGAGCCCCAAGCCTCAAGGAGACTTGATAGACAGTTATTCGGCCGTTCCGGCAGACAGGGAGACCCCGGCGAGGCAATCGTTTATGCCGCATGGGATGATATTCTTATAAAAAGTTTCCTTCCTTTTTTCTTCAAACTACCGGTAAAATTTTTATTCAGCCATTATTTTCCGTTTAAAAAAATCATTTTAAAAAAACTGGTTTTGTTGCTTCAGGAAAAATCAGAGGCCTATTTTGCAAAACAGCGACTATCAATTCTTAAAAGTGACGACTGGATAGAAGCGTATTTAAATTTCCCTGAACAGATAGGATCAAAAGGGTGAAATGGTTTAGCGTAACAATTGAATCTTATTGGAGAATATCCTGACCACTGCATAGAAGGCAAGAAAGAATTTACCCCAACATTGGTTCGAATAAATGTTGGGGTTTAAACTCCGGGATTTTAATGCCTACAGCACCTTTAGTACTTCCTTTAAGAACACAAAGGTCCTTTCAGTTGAGCTGATGGACAGTTTTTCGTTCGGCGTATGAACATCCCACATATTCGGTCCCATGGAGATCATGTCAATCCTGCCAATGCGCTCAGAGAGTATTCCTGTTTCCAATCCTGCATGGATAGCCATAATTTCCGGTTTTTTGCCATACATCTTTTCGTAAACTTGTTTCATCGTCTCCCTGACTTTGGAATCTGGGTTGTAAGGCCACGATGGGTATTCTGACTGAAGTTCTATCTGTGCTCCGGTAAGCTCCCCAACAGCATGGAATCTATCAACAATTTCATCTTTAAGTGTTTTGACTGAACTTCTGGCTGCGCTCTCAATGATCACAAAATCCTCATTTGTGTAAAGCACACCGACATTGTTTGAACTCTCTACCAATCCTTCGATATCCCTTGACATTGTCTGAACACCACACGGTAAAAGCAACATGGCGTTGATGAGATTTTTCATGCTTGTCAAATTCATCATCATTTCCTGCTTTCGGCATTCTGTAACTATAATCTTCAGTCCTGGGTCAGTGACTCTGAATTCATCTTTGAAGACCTGTTCAATCTGTTGAATTGTTTCAGTAATATCTTCATTGACAGAAACGACTGCTTTTGCTCGCTTTGCAATCGCATTCATCTTTTCTCCACCTTCAAGTGATGAGATACCCGCACCGCGTTTTATTCTGTTAAGCAATCTTCCCATCAATTTAATGCTGTTAGCTCTGCCTTCGTGGATTTCTATTCCAGAGTGACCGCCCGTCAGTCCTAAAATCTCAATCTCATAGGATCTGTTGTATAGGTTCTTCACATTCATATACGGCTGCCTAAAGAAGATCCTCACACCGCCGGCACAGCTGACAGTGAAGATTCCTTCTTCTTCCGAGTCGACATTAATGAGCGTCTTACCCTCGAAATGGTTCCCATCGACATTCATGGCACCGCCCATTCCTGTCTCTTCTTCTGTTGTAAAAAGTGCCTCAATTCTTGGATGAACAGCTTCAGCATCTTCTAAAAGCGCAAGTGTCATTGCTACTGCAATGCCATTGTCTGCCCCGAGGGTTGTTCCATCTGCAGTGATGAAATCGCCATCCACAATCAGTTCGATTGGATCTTTGTGAAAGTCGATAACCTTGCCCTTTTCTTTAGCACAGACCATGTCCATATGCCCCTGCAGAATCACTGGATCAGCGTCTGCTTTTCCTGCGCTTGCCGGTTTTTTAATAATCACATTATTATTTGCATCCTGGATTGTTTCAAATCCAAGTTTTTCTCCAATGCCTTTGATATAGTCACTGACCGCCTGTTCATTCCCACTTTCTCTTGGAATACGAGAAATCGCCTCAAAGTAGTACATGACACGCTCGGGCTGCAGTCCCTTCAATTTATCCATATTCTTTTTCGCCTATTTGTCTGATTGTATTATTTAAACACGTCTATTATAAAATCTTCTATTGACAACATAGCTCCCCCCCTGTGTTCAAATTTTTTGGTGGGAAATAATCCATGTCAATAAAATAGTCTAAGTTTCGTGTTGATGACGGCCCATTGACAGAGGGAGACGTATAATAAATTTGGCTCCTGCGCCAGGACTGGTTTCGACTGTCAGTTCCCCTTTATGATTTTCGGTGATGATGAAATAGGAAACACTGAGCCCCAACCCCGTCCCCATCCCTACCGGCTTGGTGGTAAAAAATGGATCAAATATTTGTTTACGGGTTTTTTCATCCATTCCAGGCCCGTTGTCCTGAATCTCGATGCAGGCCATATCCTGGTCCGGGTCGGGATAGGTCCTGAGGATGAACCTGGACTTAAGGGCTCCGGCTTTCTTCATAGCCTGGGCCCCGTTGGTCAGGATGTTTAAAATCACCTGCTGGATTTTGCTGTCCTGACAGGGAACGGCAGGCAGATTGTCATCATATTCCCTGATGATTTCAATTTGTTTAAAATCATAATTTTTTTTTAAATCATAATCGGTAGCGGCCAGTTCAATGGTTTTATCCAGAATTTTGCCAAGGTCATGTAAAGCTATGGGGGAACTGTCTTTCCGAACAAAGCTGAGCATATTACTCACAATTTCAGATGCCCGTTGACCCGAAAGCATAATGGCTTCTATCATTCTTTGTATACCTCTGGCTTCCATAAATTGTTCAATGGATTCCATTGTAGTGCCGGCAGCTTCCGCCGCTTTCAGGTTGGCCGGAATGCTGGTGCCGGCTTTAAGCCTTTGGGATAACACCTGAGCCGTTTGCATCACGCCGGCCAGGGGGTTATTGACCTCGTGTGCCATGCCCGCTGCAAGTCCGCCAACTGAGAGCATCTTTTCGCTCTGGATTATCATCTCCTCCAGGCGCACCTGCTCTGTGACGTCGTCCACCCGGATTACAGCCCCCTCCATACCGTCATCCTTCAGGGGAAAAATGGTGATGTTCTCGTAACGGGTTTCGGTCTTAGTTTTACGAGAAACCTTAGGCGTGCTGATTACCCGGCACTCACGCATGGCTGTTTCTATTTGATGCATCTCCCCGGCCAGGCGGGGAAATACCTGTGTCAGGGACTTGGCCAGAACATCTTCCCGGCTCAATCCGCTGGTTTGCTGCGCCTGGTGGTTCCATTGGGTCACCCGGCCGTCACGGTCCACTCCCACCAGCACCGAAGGCATGGAATCAATAATACTTGAAAGATAATTTTTAAGATTATGAAGCTCGGTCTCCGCTTTTTTTCTTTCTGTTAAATCGTAAAAGATCCAGATTGCACCTTTGGACAAGTCCTTAGGATGCACCGCCGTTCCAATCAAACGGCACCAGAATGTTGACCCGTCTTTACGGTACAGGAGATGTTCCGCTGCTGCTGTTTCACCATTACCAAGTGCGGTATACATTTTTTTCCCGAAATTAATGTAATCCTGTTCATCCCTGTACGCTATTCGGGGTGAAGCGCCAACAGGCAGTCCTGCCTCTCCATAGCCCAGCATATCGGCTAAGCATTGATTCGACCAGGCCAGCTCCCTATCGTATAACAACGCAACACCTAGTCCGATATTATCGAGAATAATCTTTTGCTCGTTAAGGACTTTTTGTAATTCTGCAGTTCTGGTTTCTACCAATTGTTCAAGATTATCTTTTAATTGGGTGAGTTCTCTTTCGGTCTTTTTTAGTGTCGAAATATCTTTGCTTAAAGATAATATATGGGGTGTTTTGTTCAGCGATACAACGTTAGTAGACAATAACACTGAAGTTATAGAACCATCTTTTGCTTGGTATTCTGTCTCAAAATTTTCAAGTATTCCGTCGTTTGTTAATGCCGTTCGCACCGTTATTCTGTCTTCCGGGTTTGTCCATCCATTGATATCTGCTGTAGTTTTTCCCAGAACTTCTTGTTTGCTATATCCTGATAAACGGGTAAAGGCCTCATTTACATCTACATATTTGCCATCCATGGAATGAATGCATATTGCATCCGGGGTCATAAAAAAAATAGCCCTGAATTTTTCTTCGCTTTCTGACAGCTTAATAAACGTTTTTTCTAATTCTTCTTCTGCTTTCTTTTTTTCTGTCAGATCCTCCATAAGAAAGAGACCGCCGTCTATTCTACCTTCATTGTTGTAGATAGCTTTGAATCGTGTTTTTAAGAAAGCGGTTCTATTGCCGGTATATGAAGTGTACCAGATTTCCAGATGGCCTGCCCCTGTCTTGAGCGTTTTTTGCAGTTCATTTACGACTTTTCTGTTAGGCAGTTTTTCGTTCATGTTTAAGCCGATGATCTTTTCACGTGGCGCGCCGAGGATTTCGGCAAATCTTTGATTGCAGTCCGTTATTACCGTGTTGTTATCATAACGGCAGATCCCTACAGGCGAATTATCAAAGATACTCCGGTATTTTTCTTCGTTTTTGCTAATTTGCTTATATGCTTTCTCAAGTTCCTGTTCAGCTTTTTTCTGTTCGGTGATGTCAAAGGCTACGCCTCCCAGAAGCGTCTCATTTTCTGATATTTGTATCAAAAACTTAGTATCGTGGAACCATGTATTCTGTCCGTTTAAAGCAAATTCATACACCAGAGTTTTGCTTTCGCTCTTTGTGAAAACTTCTTTATCAATTGTTTCAAGCATCCTAGCGGTTTCATCCGAGAACAAGTTACCGGATTTTGACGTTTCTGACTCAATACCGAATAGTTGGGTTGTATGGTTATTCAAAAAGATATGATTGAGTTTCCGGTCTTTTATATATGCGCATACCGGAATGTTATCCATAAATGCCTGAAACAAAGTCCGGCTCTTATTCAACTCCTTTTCAATGTATTCTTTACTTTTACAAAGTTCCTTTTCGGTTTCGGCCTGTTTCTTGGTTAAGGCTATTAATTTTTCATTGGTGGATTTTAACTGTTTGTTGGCTTTTTCAAGGTCTTTTATTTTGTCCTGTACCAGCACATCCAGATGTTCCTGATGCTGTTTTAACTGTAAATTCTGAAAAGCCTGTTCCGACAACTGATTGGCGAAGATATAAAGAGAGTTGGCGATTTCTTTGAATTTTTCCAGTGACATGGTAGTAACTTCAGCTAAAGCATCTCTGAATTCGATTTCATCGACCCCTATTTCTTTAGCATATTGCAGTATCTTTGTTTCATCCAGGTCCTTGGTTTTGACCTGTCCGATCAGCCAGTTGGCGATATGTTTATCATTAACCGTTACACTTGCACCGCCATCCCATAATCCGCCGCTCAGGCATTGCTGATAAATCGGCCCTTCTTTATGTAGCCCACCCAGAACTGCGTCGGATGCATAACAATTTTTTAAGCCTTTTTCGGTGCTTCTGATTATTTTGCATAGTTGGCAGAAATTACTTGGTTTTGTTATAGGCGTGCCGTCGGGCTTTGTAATTATAGAGGCAACACCTGCAGCCCGGGCGAAGGAGTCCTGCATCTGTTGAATTGTGTCAAGGCTTAAAAGGTCTGTAAATTCAATGTCTTTTAGTTTATCGTCCATGCTCATTTTTTTCATAATCATTTCTTTGTCAGAACAAGTTCAGTACTTTGAGAATTTTGAAGCGGGCCACATGGCACTGGTCTGTGGCATATCCAACTGAAACCAGTTGGATATGCAGGGTAAGACGAAAACAATTTTCATCTTCGGAGACCTTTCTTGGAAGGCGGCCGATAAATTTAATTTTGTTGTAATGGCTTAAATTTATTAGACGATCACGGGTGTCTCAGCATAAGTTAAAATACCATATGTAATGGTTGAACTCAACATAGGCCAACGATTATTGAATGAGCCGCGTTTCCAGCCGCGCAACAGCTAAATAACCAAAGATGATCGTAAAGGCTACCATAAAAAGGATATCAAAAAATAACAGGCTGCTGAACTGCCCTAAACAACAGGCTCGGATCAAACGGGCGGAATGAGTGAGCGGGAATATTTCGGATACCCATTGAATCCATTCCGGAAGATTGGTGATAGGGAATACAATTCCGGAAAAGAAAAACATGGGAGTCAGACAACCGGTTAAAAAGAAATTAAAGTGATTGATGGTCTTCACAAAAGAAGTGACGAATAAAGAGAGAGCACCAAACATCATTCCTGCAAAAAATCCCACAAGCGGGGTAAGAACAGCAAAATATGAAGGCACAAGACCGAAAGCCATAAAAACACTCATCACCGCCAAGGTAAAGAAAAATCCTTTAGTGCCGACAAAAAGCATTTCACCCACAAACAAATCCGGCACTGTGATGGAAGCCGAAACCATACCATCATAGGCCTTATCAAATTCAAGTCGGATAAACGTACCGAAAGTACACTCAAAAGCAGCTGTAAACATGGAGGAGGGAGCAATCATACCCGAGGCCAAAAACAGCAGATAAGGTGTACCATCGATCAAACCGACATAATGCCCAAGCCCTAAACCGACTCCGGCCAAGAAAAATAAAGGTTCCACAAAGGGAGGGAATCCATTGGAAACCAGATGTTTGCAATATACACGAATATGTCTGTACCAGATGCTGTACAAGCGATAAGCCAGAGAGGGCGGTGTTGTGACAATTCGTTGAGGTAGGGCGTTTTCAGTCATGCAAGGTTCTCCCGGTTACTTTTAAAAATAAATCTTCCAAATTGACCGGTCTTAGAAAAAAATCTCCCGCGTTGAGTGACTCGGTCACTGTTTCCAGTGAAGATAACCGATTGCTATACAGCATAAGCCGGCCCGCAGTTTCTTCGACCCGAAATCCTTTTGTTTCAATCGTCGAAACAATATCGGTATTCAGAATTTCCAGCACGTATGTTTCCAAATTTTTCGAGATTAGAGCGTTGGGATGCCCCTGAAGAATTTTTTCGCCTTTGTGCATAATGATCAAGTCATCACAAAGTTGGGCTGCTTCATCCATGTAATGGGTGGTCAGGACAATGGTCACACCGGTTTTTTTGAGCGTCCTCATTTTGTCCCAAATGGCTTGCCGTACTTGCGGATCTAAACCGGTGGTCGGTTCGTCCAAAATCAGGAGGTGAGGAGAGTTGATCAAGGCCCTGGCAATGACCAGACGCCTTTGCATGCCGCCGGACAATTCTCTAATACGGGCCTCTTTTTTTTCGGTAAGTTCCATAAATTCAAGCAGCTCGCTGATTCGCCGGGTGGCGACATTGTGGGGCAGGCCATAAAATTTACTGTAAATATACAAATTTTGGGCAACTGAAAGCTCAACATCGAGATTGTTTTCCTGGGGCACAATTCCGGAAAGATATCGGATTTCGAGTTCATTTTTGGCCGGGTCATAACCCAACACATTGATTATTCGGCCATTATCCGAATCTGCCCTGACCCGTCCGGTCAGCATGTTCATCATTGTGGTTTTACCTGCCCCATTGGGACCCAATAATCCGAAACAGGTAGCCTTGTTTACTTCAAAGGAAAGATTATGAACCGCTTTGAAATCTTTGAAATGTTTGGTCGCATGTTCTACATATATTGCTTTTTCTGTCATTTTTCATAGTTTCCGAA
This window of the uncultured Desulfobacter sp. genome carries:
- a CDS encoding aminoacyl-histidine dipeptidase, with amino-acid sequence MDKLKGLQPERVMYYFEAISRIPRESGNEQAVSDYIKGIGEKLGFETIQDANNNVIIKKPASAGKADADPVILQGHMDMVCAKEKGKVIDFHKDPIELIVDGDFITADGTTLGADNGIAVAMTLALLEDAEAVHPRIEALFTTEEETGMGGAMNVDGNHFEGKTLINVDSEEEGIFTVSCAGGVRIFFRQPYMNVKNLYNRSYEIEILGLTGGHSGIEIHEGRANSIKLMGRLLNRIKRGAGISSLEGGEKMNAIAKRAKAVVSVNEDITETIQQIEQVFKDEFRVTDPGLKIIVTECRKQEMMMNLTSMKNLINAMLLLPCGVQTMSRDIEGLVESSNNVGVLYTNEDFVIIESAARSSVKTLKDEIVDRFHAVGELTGAQIELQSEYPSWPYNPDSKVRETMKQVYEKMYGKKPEIMAIHAGLETGILSERIGRIDMISMGPNMWDVHTPNEKLSISSTERTFVFLKEVLKVL
- a CDS encoding PAS domain S-box protein, coding for MKKMSMDDKLKDIEFTDLLSLDTIQQMQDSFARAAGVASIITKPDGTPITKPSNFCQLCKIIRSTEKGLKNCYASDAVLGGLHKEGPIYQQCLSGGLWDGGASVTVNDKHIANWLIGQVKTKDLDETKILQYAKEIGVDEIEFRDALAEVTTMSLEKFKEIANSLYIFANQLSEQAFQNLQLKQHQEHLDVLVQDKIKDLEKANKQLKSTNEKLIALTKKQAETEKELCKSKEYIEKELNKSRTLFQAFMDNIPVCAYIKDRKLNHIFLNNHTTQLFGIESETSKSGNLFSDETARMLETIDKEVFTKSESKTLVYEFALNGQNTWFHDTKFLIQISENETLLGGVAFDITEQKKAEQELEKAYKQISKNEEKYRSIFDNSPVGICRYDNNTVITDCNQRFAEILGAPREKIIGLNMNEKLPNRKVVNELQKTLKTGAGHLEIWYTSYTGNRTAFLKTRFKAIYNNEGRIDGGLFLMEDLTEKKKAEEELEKTFIKLSESEEKFRAIFFMTPDAICIHSMDGKYVDVNEAFTRLSGYSKQEVLGKTTADINGWTNPEDRITVRTALTNDGILENFETEYQAKDGSITSVLLSTNVVSLNKTPHILSLSKDISTLKKTERELTQLKDNLEQLVETRTAELQKVLNEQKIILDNIGLGVALLYDRELAWSNQCLADMLGYGEAGLPVGASPRIAYRDEQDYINFGKKMYTALGNGETAAAEHLLYRKDGSTFWCRLIGTAVHPKDLSKGAIWIFYDLTERKKAETELHNLKNYLSSIIDSMPSVLVGVDRDGRVTQWNHQAQQTSGLSREDVLAKSLTQVFPRLAGEMHQIETAMRECRVISTPKVSRKTKTETRYENITIFPLKDDGMEGAVIRVDDVTEQVRLEEMIIQSEKMLSVGGLAAGMAHEVNNPLAGVMQTAQVLSQRLKAGTSIPANLKAAEAAGTTMESIEQFMEARGIQRMIEAIMLSGQRASEIVSNMLSFVRKDSSPIALHDLGKILDKTIELAATDYDLKKNYDFKQIEIIREYDDNLPAVPCQDSKIQQVILNILTNGAQAMKKAGALKSRFILRTYPDPDQDMACIEIQDNGPGMDEKTRKQIFDPFFTTKPVGMGTGLGLSVSYFIITENHKGELTVETSPGAGAKFIIRLPLSMGRHQHET
- a CDS encoding ABC transporter permease; the protein is MTENALPQRIVTTPPSLAYRLYSIWYRHIRVYCKHLVSNGFPPFVEPLFFLAGVGLGLGHYVGLIDGTPYLLFLASGMIAPSSMFTAAFECTFGTFIRLEFDKAYDGMVSASITVPDLFVGEMLFVGTKGFFFTLAVMSVFMAFGLVPSYFAVLTPLVGFFAGMMFGALSLFVTSFVKTINHFNFFLTGCLTPMFFFSGIVFPITNLPEWIQWVSEIFPLTHSARLIRACCLGQFSSLLFFDILFMVAFTIIFGYLAVARLETRLIQ